The Centroberyx gerrardi isolate f3 chromosome 13, fCenGer3.hap1.cur.20231027, whole genome shotgun sequence genome contains the following window.
TAAAGTCCATGTGTCTAATTTTGCATTTTCTGTAGCAGTTGTTATTATTTTCTTGCTGCTGTATGAATGTAGGGAGACACTGCTGTAAACCTACAAACCAAGAGCATTTAGGACAGGACAGAAAACCCTCATTGTAATTATTTGCTTGCCAATTATTTTCCTTCATTCCACATGCAGCAAAACATTAAGAGAATTCTCActtcatgaaaacatttgtgaaGTTGTTTTGTCACCAATTCTGCATTTTCTGCCCTCAATTTTTAACTTGGAAATCCAAAGCAAACACTCAGGCACAAGGTACAAAACTAAGTTTAGGGGAGGGGGTATTTTTAGATTTGGGCAAACCCTAACAAGGCAAAGTTAGAGCACATGTCTTGGCTTTATGCCAGCCAACATCCACTGAAACAGGAGAGAACCTGCCCTCCACATTATGATTGGCTAACTTGATCCTCACAAAGCCAATCAGGGTGCGAAGTAACTTTTGTTGTGAAGGCAGCTGGGATGTAGGTAAAAGGTCTCACAGCAAACTCGAAGCCCTTCTCCATAAGGCACGGGACaccaaaagtaaatatttatgtccAGTGAAATGTAGATGTACTGCGCTTCTTATTAAGTGTGGTTGAAATGTCTCTCTGTTCCCTTAGAAGGCAAACAAACAACTCTTTCGCAATGGCCATGTCTGTTAAAATCTGTTAGGATAATGGATAACTAGGATAATGCTGAATTGGCACATTTGGTTCGGAAGAGGCTGCAAAgctcagttacacacacacaatatagatAAACTGGAGTATAAGGGGATCTTTAAAGTAGCATTTTTAAAGTTGCCATTTGCCTGTTATTGGAGGGGAGGCCTTGCTTtgcttcagtgtgtttgtgtgtgacacgGCACTTCCTGTAATCTCACCCACAGGCTAGTGCAGTAAAGGAGCATAGCGGCAATCTCGTGAGTGCACCGTGTGCAGTCTGCTCTCTAATGACTCTGTCACCTCGTGCCAAGACGTCTGCAACACCGAGACATCAGGTTGCGGAGGCTCCACCCTTACTGTTCAGACTAGTTAATTTCTCTGTGGGCACGTTAGGTATTCCCATGTGACAGTTAAAATGCTATGTAACAGCATTTACCAATCAAAGCTTGCTGATCTGCAGTTTCAGGCTGGATACCGGCCTCAACGGTTTCAGTCACAGGAGCCAACGTGAGAATTTAATGTTCTATTGATGGATTTAATTATGATGCTAACAAGCCAGCTGAGATAGATTAGTGTACTTGTGACCTGCTGCTTCCCACGGTCACCTCACACTACTCTGctgccagttgcataaagatagacctagtcttagacttaaatgtgacttaagtcaaacttgctatagacacttatatttacatgttcctactacttcttgattgttgtagatctgttgtttctgtctttaaAGACTCTTCTTCTGGCTCTCAACTggagaatctaagaccagtctaaggcttagactagtcttaactagctttatgcaacgGGCCAGGCTTCCTTTCAGATACACCAAGTTGTGAAATGGAGTGAAAAAGTGCCAGggttgaatgtttgtgtgtttactaAATTAAAAGTAAAGAACCATAAACAAGTCATGTTGtggtaaaaataaaagttttaaatGTTTCAATAAAAAACACCAGGTTCAGTAAACTGATGTTTTACCAAAACAGGTGCATTACAATATAGCAGTTGACAAAAGGATAAAACTCCTTCATGAGTTGTACAGGAACTCTACAAATGGCATATGGACAGATCACCACATTTAGACAACAAAAGTCTGGGTACAGACATCTACAGAGTGTACCATACAACGTGACTCAGTGTGTCAAAATCTGAAGACATTAAAACGttgccatttaaaaaacagACACTTCTTAATCAAAGAATTAGTAACATTGAAGACTGAAATAGTTGAAAGGCAGGTCAACACATATTAACAGTACACAAACTAGTCAGAGATTTATTAAGAAGTTACACATGCGGTCCAGCTTTAGCAGCTCTACTCTTCAGTGTCCATGTGCTTTAGTTAATTTTAGTCATCAGACGAAGGGAAGGGTATATCATGAAATGGGCTTTAAAAACAATGTTACAAAAGCCAATCCCTTCTAAACATGAGGGGAAAGACAGACCCTGCCATTACCATGTATGCAACTACCAAGGATACGACCGCCTTGTCATGGTTAAGTTGACCAGCCAACTTTAAgctattttaaaaatgcagGTTAAAATCAGTTcagtgagaagagaagaaaaaaagaaaagaaaaaaaaatacagtactAGTTTTGACTTTCAgccatttaaagaaaaaaaggaaaggagggcaGTGGGAACTCAGTCCAGAGAGATGCGGCTCTAATAATCCGTTGGTTCATCTCCCTCCTCGCTGAGCAAACAGGTGCGGATCAGGGCCTCGGTCACAGCGTAGGGGTCGCAGTTGGCAGATGGGCGGCGGTCCTCAAAGTAGCCCTTCTTCTCCTGGCCGACGTTACGAGGAATGCGGATGCTGGCACCGCGGTTGGCCACGCCCGCGGAGAACTCGTGGATGTTGGAGGTTTCGTGGTGGCCGGTGAGACGGCGGGCGTTGTCCAGCCCCCCCTTGGGGTCGTAGGCACGAATGTGGTAGTGGTGCCTCTTCCCAAGCTTCTCAATGGACTCCTCAATGGCTCTGAAGGGAGAAATTATAGCATTAGCACATGGAACATTTGAATTATTAAATTTTGTGTAATAACAAAGCTACATTAGCAAAGTTGCCAACCGAATGCCATAAGTTTGAAACTCACTTTAATCCACCATCTTCCCTCATCTCTTTCGTGCTGAAGTTTGTGTGGCAGCCGGCACCGTTCCAGTTACCAGGGATTGGCTTGGGGTCAAATGAGGCAACCACTCCAAAGTCCTCACAGACACGGTGCAGGATGAAGCGGGCCACCCAGAGATGGTCACCCATGTTGATGCCCTCACAAGGTCCGACCTGAAACTCCCACTGAACACAAAACCAAGGTTTAAGTCCACAGTCGAGTTGGATCTCTAAATGTTAAAAGCCACAAAAACATATGTACAGGCCAAAACATTCATCTGGTATTTAATTACCTGAGCAGGCATCACTTCTGCATTTGTGCCACAAATCTGCACTCCAGCATACAGGCAGGCTCTGTAATGGgcctccactacatctctgcCATAGGCTTTGTCTGCTCCCACTCCACAGTAGTATGGACCTGTAAATAAGGAGTCATTAAACAAACTGTCCAGAATTTGATCTAAAACGTTCCCATGCATGGATCACAACACTTATTTGTACTTTACTAGCTCCTTGCCTTGTGGTCCAGGGAAGCCATTAGATGGCCAGCCGAAAGGGTGTCCGTCTGTGCCGAGGATGGTGTACTCCTGCTCCATGCCAAACCACGGCTGCTGATCCTCCACCATCTCCATGATCTTCTTGCATGTGATTCGCAGGTTGGTTTCTGTATGGAGGAATTTTTCAGATTAGACAAAAACCCAAGATTCATAgcttttaattatttattttttttgaaaatttCAGACAGCTTCAGAGCTTCCGTGTTACCTGCAGGCTTGTGGTTGTACTTCAGCACTTCACACAGGACCAGCTTGTTGGGGTCTTTACGGAATGGATCACGAAACATTGCAGAAGGTATCAGATACATGTCACTGTTGGACCCCTCTGACTGGTAGGTGCTGGAACCATCGAAGTTCCACTCAGGCAGATCTACAGATGGAGGAAGACTGCCATTAATCTTACACATCCCATTTGGGCATCATCTTTAGCGATATGTTAGAACATGTCTTAGAAAGCAttcaggaaggagggagaagtaAAGGGGATTACAAAACCGTTAGTTTAAGGATGCTTACCCTCGATGCTTTTGGGCTCAGAATCCAGCGTCCTGGTTTTGCACCGGAGCCCCTCTCCGGTTCCGTCGATCCAAATATACATGGCTTGCACCTTCTCCCCCTGAGGCAGCTCCATGTACTGCTGTTTAACAGCTTTACTCAAAGTGGCGCTGGCGGACGTGGCCATCTTATTTCCTACTATAACACACCTGGGGACGAGAAGAGAGCAGGTATGAGCTCGCGCTGTATCCGGCCACAACGAGGCACATGCTGCGTAACCCGGTGCGTGGTGGAAACGGCATCATTGTTCCGTCTTCCAGAAGGAAAGATGCTATGCAGTGAGGTTATATATCGTACTTGagcttcttttctctccattttggaaacaaaacaaaaagaagccACCCTCCACCACCCATACATCCCGCGATAAGCCTAAATTTAGATAAAGTATCATAAAGGCTGGCTTCTGTGTGGACCACAATATGCAAGCCAGCCCAATTTCCCCGACAAAGAAGCAATATGTGAGACAACTTCCATGATGCGTCTCTATCCGGTTGCGAATCCACCCGTTGTAGCCATGGTTACAATTTACTAGAGTGAGGCAATATTACATCATAGGCTTCCTCGTTGGAAACCGGCGCCTAATACTGAAGCCCTCGTGCTCAGGactacacacaaatacatgctgAAACGGACTTAACACGTTTTCCAAGCCATTGAAGCAAAACATGTCAAAGTAAAGTAATTGTTAATTGTGTAAAGTATATACAATGAAAAGTCTGTTACAATAAACGCGGAAGCAGGATGTCACCATTATTACTACAGGCTGTAGGCTataagaaggaaagaaaagaaaaacaaattaccTGGAATAACGAGAAAATCGAAATAAAAACTAAAGGACTGGCAGGTCCAGTGTCTTGTTGTATGATGTCTCGATAGTAGCTCTCTCATTCTCCGGTACCACGACTCCGGGTCCAGGCAAATTTATAACGGCAGGAACTGGGACGTCGCGTCTTTGATTGGCCAGAGGAAACCCCGTGTATTTACTCCAAGGTGATTGAAGGCACATGCAGCTCGATCATTGGACGGGCAGAAAGCTGAGGCGCGACGCCCTCTAGCCGAAACAGCGCCGCGTGTCGTTTAGCGTGACTCCTATACATCCTCAACCTTCCgtgtcaaaatgtaatgaacAATTACAGCTCTATCATATTGTACGATGGATACAGTAGAGTTGTTACTAACGAGGCTGTGATGGAGGCTCATTTGTTCACTTTTTGATCATTTTGTCTCATTGCAGAATAAAGACACATCCAtgcggaacacacacacattacctaCTCAGCACAAACTCGAGAGGTAGGCTATAGTTAGCAGAACGCCACCATGTGGTAGAAGTAAGTCAGTAGGGTGCACTGGTTTTAGTGGGGCAGGTTATGTAATTCTACCAAGAAAATCAGGTTTTGCATAGGATGACCACGCGAGCAATATGTCTTAAATTCATCCATGCAGATGTTATAATCATTGCCACCATGGAAACAACGAATAGCAATGCAGATTTTCGGTGTATAGCAGGGCCTCCcggttttgttttcttttggtgaaaaagatttttgttgtttgttttgcgtttttcaaaacagaaaacagtaaGCTGCAAACAGTCAAACGTGTGGGTAGAAGGAGGGGTGTGACAATATGGGGCAACATACATTGTGCAGTCAAATATTGCACGGGGATACTGGGTTATTTATAACATGATCAAAACACTTAATTGCTCTAATATAACTGCCTTAttgactttgttttatttagctTTTACGTTATTTAATGACATGCAGAGAAAAGGGCATTCTATTTTCACTCCACAGTTTTAAAACACTGAGAACTAAAGTATTAATTAAGTCACAATGAG
Protein-coding sequences here:
- the glula gene encoding glutamate-ammonia ligase (glutamine synthase) a, with the translated sequence MATSASATLSKAVKQQYMELPQGEKVQAMYIWIDGTGEGLRCKTRTLDSEPKSIEDLPEWNFDGSSTYQSEGSNSDMYLIPSAMFRDPFRKDPNKLVLCEVLKYNHKPAETNLRITCKKIMEMVEDQQPWFGMEQEYTILGTDGHPFGWPSNGFPGPQGPYYCGVGADKAYGRDVVEAHYRACLYAGVQICGTNAEVMPAQWEFQVGPCEGINMGDHLWVARFILHRVCEDFGVVASFDPKPIPGNWNGAGCHTNFSTKEMREDGGLKAIEESIEKLGKRHHYHIRAYDPKGGLDNARRLTGHHETSNIHEFSAGVANRGASIRIPRNVGQEKKGYFEDRRPSANCDPYAVTEALIRTCLLSEEGDEPTDY